One Pantanalinema sp. genomic window carries:
- a CDS encoding TolC family protein, with translation MKQLLKATLLWSALAWGASAAPVSLDALVRQALDQHPGLQSARQSAAAQAERVGIAQAPNLPQVNLNSSLQYSTNLSNAQTSAQPFALSTAGLSLRQQLFDFGKTDAEVAIARANADIGALSAESQAVDIAYGVRQAYLQWVRASKIELQARTRLDSASRLQAQAEAFWKAGKRSRIDATRAAASLAQARAELIAAHTGTEQAQRALSAAVGQDAPVSVASAFPPLPAEATQPLSALEQAALDRHPALQSSAVRRLRADATLRSAEKANLPDVNLDVNYGVRARDLTPGQNWTAGVGFTMPLFNGFSSDRQRAAAGSELAGAEAAGRDQALQVRAALQRAYLALSGTRDRLPASEASLRSARENLALAEGRYQAGVGSIIEVSDAQALLASAESELVRAQTDYHLAAADLLRAAGLTGISK, from the coding sequence ATGAAGCAACTCTTGAAAGCGACCCTCCTCTGGTCCGCCCTCGCCTGGGGCGCGAGCGCCGCGCCCGTCTCGCTCGACGCCCTCGTCCGGCAGGCGCTCGATCAGCACCCCGGCCTGCAGTCGGCCCGCCAGAGCGCCGCCGCCCAGGCCGAGCGGGTGGGAATCGCCCAGGCCCCCAACCTGCCCCAGGTCAACCTCAACTCCAGCCTGCAGTACAGCACCAACCTCTCCAACGCCCAGACGAGCGCCCAGCCCTTCGCCCTCTCCACGGCGGGGCTCTCGCTCAGGCAGCAGCTCTTCGACTTCGGCAAGACCGACGCCGAGGTCGCGATCGCCCGCGCCAACGCCGACATCGGCGCGCTCTCGGCCGAGAGCCAGGCCGTCGACATCGCCTACGGCGTCCGGCAGGCCTACCTCCAGTGGGTGCGCGCCTCGAAGATCGAGCTTCAGGCCCGCACCCGCCTCGACTCCGCCTCGCGGCTGCAAGCCCAGGCCGAGGCCTTCTGGAAGGCGGGCAAGCGATCCAGGATCGACGCGACCCGCGCCGCGGCGAGCCTCGCCCAGGCCCGCGCCGAGCTGATCGCGGCCCACACCGGCACCGAGCAGGCCCAGCGCGCCCTGAGCGCCGCGGTCGGGCAGGATGCCCCCGTCTCGGTGGCGAGCGCCTTCCCGCCCCTTCCCGCCGAGGCGACGCAGCCCCTTTCGGCCCTCGAGCAGGCGGCCCTCGACCGGCACCCCGCCCTCCAGTCGAGCGCCGTGCGCCGGCTGCGCGCGGACGCCACCCTGCGCTCGGCCGAGAAGGCCAACCTGCCCGACGTCAACCTCGACGTCAACTACGGCGTGCGCGCCCGCGACCTGACGCCGGGCCAGAACTGGACGGCGGGGGTCGGCTTCACCATGCCCCTCTTCAACGGCTTCTCGAGCGATCGCCAGCGCGCGGCGGCGGGCTCCGAGCTCGCCGGGGCCGAGGCCGCCGGCCGCGACCAGGCCCTCCAGGTCCGCGCGGCCCTTCAGCGGGCCTACCTCGCCCTTTCCGGCACGCGCGATCGCCTGCCCGCCTCCGAGGCGTCGCTCCGAAGCGCCAGGGAGAACCTTGCCCTTGCCGAGGGCCGCTACCAGGCGGGCGTCGGCTCGATCATCGAGGTGAGCGACGCCCAGGCCCTCCTGGCGAGCGCCGAAAGCGAGCTCGTCCGCGCCCAGACCGACTACCACCTGGCCGCCGCAGACCTCCTGCGCGCCGCCGGCCTCACGGGGATTTCGAAATGA